A section of the Nitrospirota bacterium genome encodes:
- a CDS encoding YbaB/EbfC family nucleoid-associated protein, producing MSKKMLGDMMKQAQKMQQEMARIQEEAKKKTVEASAGGGMVVVTASGAMEIVSVKIEKDVVNPDDIEMLQDLIIAASNEALRRAQQMVNEDMGKLTGGMKLPGLGDIFG from the coding sequence ATGTCAAAGAAGATGCTTGGGGATATGATGAAGCAGGCGCAGAAGATGCAGCAGGAGATGGCAAGGATACAGGAAGAGGCAAAGAAGAAGACCGTTGAGGCCTCTGCAGGCGGCGGCATGGTTGTCGTGACAGCCAGCGGCGCAATGGAGATAGTCTCTGTCAAGATAGAGAAGGATGTGGTAAACCCTGATGATATAGAGATGCTTCAGGACCTTATAATCGCCGCCTCAAATGAGGCACTCCGCAGGGCGCAGCAGATGGTCAATGAAGATATGGGAAAACTGACCGGAGGAATGAAGCTCCCCGGCCTCGGAGATATATTCGGTTAA
- the recR gene encoding recombination protein RecR has product MSINIVENLVTELMRLPGIGRKTAQRLSFFIMGMPDNETRSMADAIIMIKEKARFCSRCFSVTEDEMCHICKDPSRDKSKICVVEEPSNLIVIENARIYNGLYHVLLGALSPIDGITPDKLKISELIERVRSGGISEIIIATNPNTKGETTAQYITRELKPLGVKLSRIAYGLPIGGDIEFADEVTLAKSLEGRKEL; this is encoded by the coding sequence ATGAGCATCAATATAGTAGAAAACCTTGTTACTGAGCTCATGAGGCTCCCGGGCATAGGAAGAAAAACCGCCCAGCGCTTATCTTTCTTCATTATGGGCATGCCGGATAATGAAACGCGCTCTATGGCTGACGCCATAATCATGATAAAAGAGAAGGCACGCTTCTGCAGCCGGTGCTTCAGCGTCACAGAAGATGAGATGTGCCATATATGCAAAGACCCTTCAAGAGACAAGAGCAAGATATGTGTAGTCGAGGAGCCGAGCAACCTCATTGTCATTGAAAACGCCCGGATATATAACGGGCTCTATCACGTCCTGCTTGGAGCGCTCTCACCTATTGACGGCATTACCCCTGACAAGCTCAAGATCAGCGAGCTTATTGAGAGAGTGAGATCAGGCGGCATATCTGAAATCATAATAGCAACCAACCCGAATACAAAGGGCGAGACAACCGCGCAGTACATCACCCGTGAATTAAAGCCCCTTGGAGTTAAGCTCTCCAGAATAGCATACGGCCTCCCCATCGGCGGAGATATAGAATTCGCCGACGAGGTAACGCTTGCAAAATCACTTGAGGGAAGAAAAGAATTATAA
- a CDS encoding HNH nuclease family protein, with protein MRKQRWPRKTGVNRSVEEIIRGLKKNIPADNGYREMSLKIHGLICAKCGREFEDKDRNLLTVHHKDGNHNNNPPNGSNWENLCVYCHEDEHSRGLLGGYLSGEKRDGKT; from the coding sequence ATGCGTAAACAGAGATGGCCCAGGAAAACAGGCGTAAACAGATCCGTTGAAGAGATAATCAGGGGGTTGAAGAAGAACATCCCTGCTGACAACGGCTACAGAGAGATGTCGCTGAAGATCCACGGGCTGATATGCGCAAAGTGCGGCAGAGAGTTCGAGGACAAGGACAGAAATCTCCTGACCGTTCACCATAAAGACGGGAACCACAATAACAATCCGCCGAACGGCTCTAACTGGGAAAACCTCTGCGTCTACTGCCATGAGGACGAGCACAGCAGAGGGCTGCTTGGCGGCTATTTGAGCGGAGAAAAGAGAGATGGTAAGACTTAA
- a CDS encoding DEAD/DEAH box helicase yields the protein MGSFEELGLSEETLKVLKQKGFEEPTPIQISTIPAILSGIKDVVGQAQTGTGKTAAFGLPMIELLPERSKNVQALVLTPTRELAIQVAEEINSLKGKKRLSIIPVYGGQSIELQLKSLKKGVDIVVGTPGRIMDHLRRRTLKVDEISFLVLDEADEMLNMGFLDDVIEIMQYTGSEKRTMLFSATMPAEIMQIAKKHMGEYDVFKVSKGQLTVSKTDQIYFEVAAANKFEALCRIIDIEEDFYGLVFCRTKIDVDNVSSHLIERGYDADGLHGDMSQGQREKILNKFKKRQSNILVATDVAARGIDVHDLTHVINYALPQDPESYVHRIGRTGRAGKEGIAITFITPSEYSKLQFIQQKAKTDIRKAKLPKVKDVIESKKQRIKADLADIIESEPSIEYLKMSRELLETNEAEEILAALLQYSFQDELDVTSYAEIQESVAVVDGKGKTRLFVTQGNKDGMTRDKLIDFIKDKCGCDLVAGKVRDIQILDKFSFITLPFNEAEKVLAYFKKKKRGSGPFVTKAKDKKGGR from the coding sequence ATGGGATCATTTGAAGAATTAGGCCTCTCTGAGGAGACCTTAAAAGTATTAAAGCAGAAGGGGTTTGAAGAACCGACCCCGATCCAGATAAGCACCATACCGGCGATTCTTTCCGGGATAAAGGATGTTGTAGGCCAGGCCCAGACAGGGACGGGAAAGACAGCAGCCTTCGGCCTTCCGATGATAGAACTCCTTCCTGAAAGGTCAAAGAATGTCCAGGCCCTTGTACTTACGCCTACAAGAGAGCTTGCCATACAGGTGGCCGAAGAGATCAATTCATTAAAAGGCAAAAAGAGGCTGAGCATTATCCCTGTCTACGGCGGGCAGTCTATCGAACTTCAGTTAAAGAGCCTTAAGAAAGGCGTTGATATAGTCGTAGGCACGCCCGGCAGGATAATGGACCATCTGAGGCGCAGGACATTAAAGGTGGATGAAATATCCTTCCTTGTGCTGGATGAGGCTGATGAGATGCTGAACATGGGCTTTCTTGATGATGTAATAGAGATCATGCAGTACACCGGAAGCGAGAAACGCACCATGCTCTTTTCAGCTACGATGCCGGCTGAGATAATGCAGATCGCCAAGAAGCACATGGGCGAATATGATGTCTTTAAGGTATCCAAAGGACAGCTTACGGTCAGCAAGACAGACCAGATATATTTCGAGGTGGCCGCTGCGAACAAGTTCGAGGCGCTCTGCAGGATCATTGATATTGAGGAAGACTTTTACGGCCTTGTCTTCTGCAGGACCAAGATCGATGTTGACAATGTCTCCAGCCACCTTATCGAGCGCGGCTATGACGCTGACGGACTGCACGGCGACATGTCGCAGGGGCAGAGAGAGAAGATACTGAACAAGTTTAAAAAACGCCAATCCAATATCCTTGTCGCCACCGATGTCGCGGCAAGGGGAATAGATGTCCATGACCTGACTCATGTAATCAATTACGCGCTTCCGCAGGATCCTGAATCATATGTGCACAGGATCGGCCGCACAGGCAGGGCAGGCAAAGAGGGCATAGCAATAACCTTTATCACGCCGTCAGAGTACAGCAAACTCCAGTTCATACAACAGAAGGCAAAGACAGACATACGCAAGGCTAAACTACCGAAGGTCAAGGATGTGATTGAATCAAAAAAACAGAGGATCAAGGCTGACCTTGCTGACATCATTGAATCAGAGCCAAGCATAGAATATCTGAAGATGTCGAGAGAACTGCTCGAAACCAATGAAGCGGAAGAGATACTCGCGGCGCTCCTGCAATATTCGTTTCAGGATGAGCTTGATGTGACGAGCTATGCTGAGATACAGGAATCGGTCGCGGTTGTGGATGGCAAAGGCAAGACACGCCTCTTTGTGACGCAGGGCAATAAGGACGGCATGACACGCGACAAACTGATAGATTTCATTAAGGACAAATGCGGATGCGACCTGGTAGCAGGAAAGGTAAGGGACATACAGATACTGGACAAATTCTCATTCATCACCCTTCCCTTTAATGAAGCAGAGAAAGTTTTAGCCTACTTCAAGAAGAAGAAAAGAGGGTCAGGGCCGTTTGTCACAAAGGCAAAGGATAAGAAGGGCGGGAGATAA
- a CDS encoding CopG family transcriptional regulator, whose protein sequence is MKKKIKYSDEPMGKLKVIKDFLPSPDKLVLKEENVKITIALNKSSIEFFKKEAQKNHTSYQKMIRRLIDLYASQHQKSA, encoded by the coding sequence ATGAAGAAAAAAATCAAATATAGTGATGAACCAATGGGCAAGCTTAAAGTGATCAAAGACTTTCTTCCATCTCCTGACAAATTAGTATTAAAGGAAGAAAATGTGAAGATAACCATTGCACTGAACAAATCGAGTATTGAATTCTTCAAGAAAGAGGCACAAAAGAATCATACTTCATACCAGAAAATGATTCGTCGGCTGATAGACCTATATGCTTCTCAACATCAAAAGAGCGCTTGA
- a CDS encoding BrnT family toxin, producing MKKTSFDWDESKDRENQAKHDVSFAMAQYAFLDPHRVIVEDVTHSSEEERFYCIGRVGEGIMTVRFTYRGNIIRIYGAGYWRKGRKLYEEKNQI from the coding sequence ATGAAGAAAACCAGCTTTGACTGGGATGAGAGCAAAGACAGGGAGAACCAGGCTAAACATGATGTTTCTTTTGCGATGGCGCAATATGCTTTTCTTGATCCTCATCGTGTCATAGTAGAAGATGTTACTCATAGTTCAGAAGAAGAACGGTTTTACTGTATCGGCCGTGTCGGCGAAGGCATAATGACTGTCAGGTTTACTTATAGAGGGAATATCATCCGCATCTATGGTGCCGGATATTGGAGAAAAGGGAGGAAGTTATATGAAGAAAAAAATCAAATATAG
- the nrfD gene encoding polysulfide reductase NrfD: protein MTEVTITGMNSITYPHLEVWNWLVAMYLFLGGLSAGILIMSAIANLRKWPDSASGPHCEKGVMFAPFILAFGMLFIFLDLERKTNIFWFYLTLQPFSPMSWGAWGIMIIIPVSFLYALSTAPPESRHNLRFGVLIKLSDMMWPHMKRLAMISFGLGIFLGIYTGVLLSNMLARPLWNSPILPVLFLTSASSTGAAFLIIVARRAAVKLFYTKLDIWLIFAEIVIIVLFFYGQYNSSVSSKASIMPFFTLSHEFFFYFFAVFLMAVLLPLALVMKLIEMREDHADVLSEATIFRMNLSAVMVLTGGLIIRLALIYAGQLVKFM, encoded by the coding sequence ATGACCGAAGTCACGATCACAGGGATGAACAGCATCACATATCCTCACCTTGAAGTATGGAACTGGCTGGTGGCGATGTATCTTTTCTTAGGCGGGCTCAGCGCCGGCATCCTTATAATGTCAGCGATAGCGAACCTCAGAAAATGGCCTGACAGCGCGTCAGGGCCTCATTGTGAAAAAGGTGTCATGTTCGCACCGTTCATTCTTGCATTCGGCATGCTCTTCATATTCCTTGACCTTGAGCGCAAGACAAACATCTTCTGGTTCTATCTGACGCTTCAGCCGTTCTCTCCGATGTCATGGGGCGCATGGGGCATAATGATCATCATACCTGTCAGCTTTCTTTACGCCCTCTCCACCGCGCCGCCGGAATCAAGGCACAACCTCAGGTTCGGAGTCCTGATAAAACTCTCTGACATGATGTGGCCGCACATGAAGCGTCTTGCGATGATAAGCTTCGGGCTGGGGATATTTCTCGGCATCTATACAGGCGTGCTTCTGAGCAACATGCTCGCAAGGCCTCTCTGGAACTCGCCGATACTGCCAGTGCTCTTTCTCACCTCAGCATCTTCCACTGGCGCGGCATTCCTTATCATAGTCGCAAGAAGGGCTGCCGTTAAGCTCTTCTATACAAAGCTGGATATCTGGCTTATTTTTGCCGAGATAGTGATAATCGTGCTCTTCTTCTACGGGCAGTATAATTCCTCGGTCTCCAGCAAGGCGTCCATAATGCCCTTTTTTACCCTGAGCCATGAATTCTTCTTCTACTTCTTTGCCGTATTTCTTATGGCGGTGCTCCTGCCGCTCGCCCTTGTAATGAAGCTGATAGAGATGAGAGAAGACCACGCCGATGTTTTATCCGAGGCCACGATCTTCAGGATGAACCTGAGCGCGGTCATGGTACTCACCGGCGGACTTATCATAAGGCTTGCGCTTATTTATGCGGGGCAGTTAGTGAAGTTTATGTGA
- a CDS encoding 4Fe-4S dicluster domain-containing protein: MSKYVMVIDQRRCIGCMACIVACKAENDVPEEHFRTRVIQEVEGEFPKLRMELRSELCNHCDNPPCVYNCPTGASYKDKENGMVLLKKNRCVGCKACIASCPYDARYIDPRHGYADKCTFCSHRVAKGKEPACVQTCIGRSRIFGDIEDPESEVSLLLREHHHEVLKPAAGTEPNVYYINRILKG, encoded by the coding sequence ATGTCTAAATACGTAATGGTGATAGACCAGAGAAGGTGCATAGGCTGCATGGCGTGTATAGTCGCGTGCAAGGCTGAGAACGATGTGCCTGAGGAGCATTTCAGGACAAGGGTCATTCAGGAAGTTGAGGGCGAATTTCCAAAGCTCAGGATGGAGCTTCGCTCGGAATTGTGCAACCACTGCGATAACCCGCCATGCGTTTACAACTGCCCTACAGGCGCGTCATACAAAGATAAAGAGAATGGAATGGTTCTGTTAAAGAAGAACAGATGTGTCGGCTGCAAGGCATGCATAGCCTCATGCCCTTATGACGCGAGATATATCGACCCGCGTCACGGTTACGCCGATAAATGCACATTCTGCTCGCACAGGGTAGCCAAGGGCAAGGAGCCGGCGTGCGTTCAGACATGCATAGGCAGGTCAAGGATATTCGGAGATATAGAGGATCCGGAAAGCGAGGTCTCACTCCTTCTGCGTGAGCACCACCATGAAGTCTTGAAACCTGCCGCCGGGACAGAGCCGAATGTTTATTACATTAACAGGATATTAAAGGGGTAA